A region of Longimicrobium sp. DNA encodes the following proteins:
- the yidD gene encoding membrane protein insertion efficiency factor YidD, whose product MLARALTAGIRFYRRSLSPLKPPVCRFYPTCSAYGLEAIEKYGAGRGTWLLVKRLARCQPFARGGYDPVP is encoded by the coding sequence GTGCTCGCGCGCGCCCTGACCGCCGGCATCCGCTTCTACCGGCGCTCCCTCAGCCCGCTGAAGCCGCCGGTGTGCCGCTTCTATCCCACCTGCTCGGCGTACGGGCTGGAGGCGATCGAGAAGTACGGCGCCGGCCGGGGCACCTGGCTGCTGGTGAAGCGGCTGGCGCGCTGCCAGCCCTTTGCGCGCGGCGGCTACGACCCGGTCCCCTGA
- the rpmH gene encoding 50S ribosomal protein L34, whose product MKPSYRPRNRKRINKHGFRARMATKGGREVLNARRRKGRHRLVVEIGGK is encoded by the coding sequence ATGAAGCCTTCTTATCGTCCGCGCAACCGCAAGCGGATCAACAAGCACGGGTTCCGCGCCCGTATGGCCACCAAGGGCGGCCGCGAGGTCCTGAACGCCCGCCGGCGCAAGGGCCGCCACCGCCTGGTCGTCGAGATCGGCGGCAAGTAG
- the yidC gene encoding membrane protein insertase YidC, producing MEKRLALAFVLTAVLLIVWQTFFPPVPPRPARTGADSAAAAAHAPAATTAGAATAPAAAPGTVAPGTAAPGRTVTVRSPLYEYRFSTRGAALTWAELLKYPSYVHRGERVQLVPSGATDVLSGTATSAARTLDLRTAEFQPSANRIDLRAGGAPQSLTFTATQGGVPVARITYTFRANDYLVDVSGRLLGLGGAGTLNTSLGTGLAPHDAKEHNTSRELSFVAWNGRRVEREYLAKVKPGVQDTIAGPLAWAGLRDRYFLMALVPKGREFTRLIGTDLPDENYKVGDEALVSPRAAGTVSLPIGADGTFGYQAYLGPLEHDRLVAVGHQLEEVNPYGYRWLRPIVRPIAAVVLWALRAMHENMGLAYGWVLLIFGIVVRLVTWPLNARAMRSQMKNMSVQPVMQARMKEIQARYGEDPRRQQQEMMKMYSELGVSPFSMMSGCLPMLIPMPVLITLFFVFQGAIEFRGTGFMWLPDLSLRDPIYLLPILLVTSMFALQWVSTKMSGMEQNAQAKTMMYTMPLMMGFFFWFMPSGLNLYYVSSNLASLPQQILIARERRAAMDAQKAADAAKAPKRATPIKEVRRR from the coding sequence ATGGAAAAGCGACTCGCGCTTGCCTTCGTGCTCACGGCGGTGCTGCTGATCGTCTGGCAGACCTTCTTCCCGCCCGTGCCCCCGCGGCCGGCCCGCACCGGCGCGGACAGCGCCGCGGCCGCCGCCCACGCCCCGGCGGCCACCACCGCGGGTGCGGCGACGGCTCCCGCCGCCGCGCCGGGAACGGTCGCGCCGGGGACGGCGGCGCCCGGGCGGACGGTCACCGTCCGCTCGCCGCTCTACGAGTACCGGTTCTCCACGCGCGGGGCGGCGCTCACCTGGGCGGAGCTGCTGAAGTACCCGTCGTACGTGCACCGCGGCGAGCGGGTGCAGCTGGTTCCCAGCGGCGCCACCGACGTGCTCTCGGGCACGGCCACCTCGGCCGCGCGCACGCTGGACCTGCGCACCGCCGAGTTCCAGCCGAGCGCCAACCGCATCGACCTCCGCGCCGGCGGGGCGCCGCAGTCGCTCACCTTCACGGCCACGCAGGGCGGCGTGCCCGTCGCCCGGATCACCTACACCTTCCGCGCGAACGACTACCTGGTCGACGTCAGCGGGCGGCTGCTGGGCCTGGGCGGCGCGGGCACGCTGAACACCAGCCTGGGCACCGGCCTGGCGCCGCACGACGCCAAGGAGCACAACACCTCGCGCGAGCTGTCGTTCGTGGCCTGGAACGGGCGCCGGGTGGAGCGCGAGTACCTGGCCAAGGTGAAGCCCGGCGTGCAGGACACCATCGCCGGGCCGCTGGCGTGGGCGGGGCTCCGCGACCGCTACTTCCTGATGGCGCTGGTGCCGAAGGGGCGCGAGTTCACGCGCCTGATCGGCACCGACCTGCCGGACGAGAACTACAAGGTGGGCGACGAGGCGCTGGTTTCGCCGCGCGCCGCGGGCACGGTGTCGCTCCCCATCGGCGCGGACGGCACCTTCGGGTACCAGGCCTACCTGGGCCCGCTGGAGCACGACCGCCTGGTGGCCGTGGGGCACCAGCTCGAGGAGGTGAACCCGTACGGCTACCGCTGGCTCCGTCCCATCGTTCGCCCCATCGCCGCGGTGGTGCTGTGGGCGCTGCGGGCCATGCACGAGAACATGGGGCTGGCGTACGGGTGGGTGCTGCTGATCTTCGGCATCGTGGTGCGCCTGGTCACCTGGCCGCTGAACGCGCGCGCCATGCGGTCGCAGATGAAGAACATGTCGGTGCAGCCGGTGATGCAGGCGCGGATGAAGGAGATCCAGGCCAGGTACGGCGAGGATCCGCGCCGGCAGCAGCAGGAGATGATGAAGATGTATTCGGAGCTGGGGGTGAGCCCCTTCTCCATGATGTCGGGGTGTCTCCCCATGCTCATCCCCATGCCGGTGCTCATCACCCTCTTCTTCGTCTTCCAGGGGGCCATCGAGTTCCGCGGCACCGGGTTCATGTGGCTTCCCGACCTCTCGCTGCGCGACCCCATCTACCTGCTCCCCATCCTGCTGGTGACGTCGATGTTCGCGCTGCAGTGGGTGAGCACGAAGATGAGCGGGATGGAGCAGAACGCGCAGGCCAAGACCATGATGTACACGATGCCCCTGATGATGGGCTTCTTCTTCTGGTTCATGCCGTCGGGGCTGAACCTGTACTACGTCAGTTCGAACCTGGCCTCGCTCCCGCAGCAGATCCTG
- the dnaA gene encoding chromosomal replication initiator protein DnaA — MEHTAGEVWSRILEAAKAALPEQAYRTWLAPTQAVAISQELLVVSTPNPFAVDWVEDKYAEMLTGIGESLFGRRFTLSVQFQANGKPAAVPPPPLEIAPPPVPAAAPQAPAAPAAATHPNGSLRTVPLNPRYIFPRFVVGNNNQLAAAAAHAVAEAPAKHYNPLFIYGGVGLGKTHLMHAIGHAMLDRDPGKRVMYLSSERFTNELVSAIQEGSMAEFRRQYRQIDLLLVDDIQFLEGKERTQEEFFHTFNALHDAQRQIVLTSDRPPKEIGLEDRLVSRFEWGLVADIKAPDFETRMAILRRKVEEDGLVIRDSEDVLTFIARNRTSSVREIEGAVIKLLAYSSLTGRPIDISLAQEALGGALRPGGGGMNGAPELSPERVRETVAQAFGTTPEALQSKKRTKDLTVPRQVAMFLTRELFDLPLVEIGKLFGGRDHSTVIHSISKVEEDMAADPGFRQRVDKVRASLR, encoded by the coding sequence ATGGAGCACACCGCAGGGGAGGTCTGGTCGCGCATCCTGGAAGCCGCCAAGGCTGCGCTCCCCGAGCAGGCATACCGGACCTGGCTGGCCCCGACGCAGGCGGTGGCGATCTCTCAGGAGCTTCTGGTGGTCTCCACCCCCAACCCGTTCGCGGTGGACTGGGTGGAGGACAAGTACGCCGAGATGCTCACCGGAATCGGCGAGTCGCTCTTCGGGCGGCGCTTTACCCTGTCCGTGCAGTTCCAGGCGAACGGCAAGCCCGCCGCCGTCCCTCCTCCGCCCCTCGAGATCGCGCCGCCGCCCGTGCCCGCCGCCGCGCCGCAGGCCCCCGCCGCACCCGCAGCCGCCACGCACCCCAACGGGTCGCTGCGGACGGTGCCGCTGAACCCGCGCTACATCTTTCCCCGCTTCGTGGTCGGCAACAACAACCAGCTTGCCGCCGCGGCCGCGCACGCCGTGGCCGAGGCGCCGGCCAAGCACTACAACCCGCTGTTCATCTACGGCGGGGTGGGGCTGGGAAAGACGCACCTGATGCACGCCATCGGGCACGCCATGCTCGACCGCGACCCGGGGAAGCGGGTGATGTACCTGTCGTCGGAGCGCTTCACCAACGAGCTGGTGAGTGCCATCCAGGAGGGCTCGATGGCCGAGTTCCGCCGCCAGTACCGGCAGATCGACCTGCTGCTGGTGGACGACATCCAGTTCCTGGAGGGGAAGGAGCGCACGCAGGAGGAGTTCTTCCACACCTTCAACGCGCTCCACGACGCCCAGCGCCAGATCGTGCTGACCTCCGACCGCCCGCCGAAGGAGATCGGGCTGGAGGACCGCCTGGTCTCGCGCTTCGAGTGGGGGCTGGTGGCCGACATCAAGGCGCCCGACTTCGAGACGCGGATGGCCATCCTGCGCCGCAAGGTGGAGGAAGACGGGCTGGTGATCCGCGACTCGGAAGACGTGCTGACCTTCATCGCCCGCAACCGCACCTCGTCGGTCCGCGAGATCGAGGGCGCGGTGATCAAGCTGCTGGCGTACTCGTCGCTCACCGGGCGGCCGATCGACATCTCGCTGGCGCAGGAGGCGCTGGGCGGCGCGCTGCGCCCCGGCGGCGGAGGGATGAACGGCGCCCCCGAGCTGAGCCCCGAGCGGGTGCGCGAGACGGTGGCGCAGGCGTTCGGCACCACCCCCGAGGCGCTGCAGTCCAAGAAGCGCACCAAGGACCTGACGGTGCCGCGCCAGGTGGCCATGTTCCTGACCCGCGAGCTCTTCGACCTGCCGCTGGTGGAGATCGGGAAGCTGTTCGGCGGGCGCGACCACTCCACGGTCATCCACTCGATCAGCAAGGTCGAGGAGGACATGGCCGCGGACCCCGGATTCCGGCAGCGCGTGGACAAGGTCCGGGCGTCCCTGCGCTGA
- a CDS encoding PadR family transcriptional regulator, with protein MAERASRLTVADLVVLALLHERPMHGYAVTAELEDREVRDWAGISRPQVYYSLKKLAEQGFTETADDAGDDGAGGPERRVYRPTAKGREALQDALEREDWAEQRPPPPFLTWMALASHAREGALARQVARRRAFLGREAARERETLASMQGEGGAGHVAGRLMIELTIRQFETELAWLDEVERAFGVAGGGGQVSS; from the coding sequence ATGGCGGAGCGCGCGTCGCGGCTGACGGTGGCGGACCTTGTGGTGCTGGCGCTGCTGCACGAGCGCCCGATGCACGGCTACGCGGTGACGGCGGAGCTGGAGGATCGCGAGGTGCGCGACTGGGCGGGGATCTCGCGCCCGCAGGTCTACTACTCGCTGAAGAAGCTGGCGGAGCAGGGGTTCACGGAGACGGCGGACGACGCGGGAGACGACGGCGCCGGCGGCCCCGAGCGCCGCGTCTACCGGCCGACGGCGAAGGGACGCGAGGCGCTGCAGGACGCGCTGGAGCGCGAGGACTGGGCCGAGCAGCGCCCGCCGCCGCCGTTTCTCACCTGGATGGCGCTGGCCTCTCACGCACGCGAGGGCGCGCTCGCGAGGCAGGTGGCGCGGCGGCGCGCGTTCCTCGGGCGCGAGGCCGCCCGCGAGCGCGAAACGCTGGCGTCCATGCAGGGCGAGGGCGGCGCCGGCCACGTGGCGGGACGGCTGATGATCGAGCTCACCATCCGCCAGTTCGAGACCGAGCTGGCGTGGCTGGACGAGGTGGAGCGGGCATTCGGGGTCGCCGGAGGCGGCGGGCAGGTGTCCAGTTGA
- the rnpA gene encoding ribonuclease P protein component encodes MDAEGPAPRGFALPRAARITHSAEIRALFRRGKRSKTRHLDAFVSPSPVAFARLGVVVPKHKHEIVERNRVKRRLRELGRTVVLPALGNSGLALDVMIRARPEAYAADFAALRQELQELVEELCSRAP; translated from the coding sequence GTGGACGCCGAGGGGCCCGCCCCGCGGGGCTTTGCGCTTCCGCGCGCGGCACGGATCACGCACTCGGCCGAGATCCGGGCGCTGTTCAGACGGGGGAAGAGGAGCAAGACGCGTCATCTCGACGCGTTCGTCTCCCCTTCCCCCGTGGCGTTTGCCCGGCTGGGCGTGGTGGTGCCCAAGCACAAGCACGAGATCGTGGAGCGCAACCGCGTGAAGCGGCGCCTGCGCGAGCTGGGCCGCACCGTGGTCCTTCCCGCGCTCGGAAACTCGGGGCTGGCTCTGGACGTAATGATCCGGGCCCGCCCCGAGGCGTACGCGGCCGATTTCGCGGCGCTGCGCCAGGAGCTGCAGGAGCTCGTGGAGGAACTGTGCTCGCGCGCGCCCTGA
- a CDS encoding VOC family protein, producing the protein MNKLTPVIIVDQVEPCAAFWEQRLGFRRTAEVPGDDGLAFAIVEKDGVEVMYQSRAGMGADAPPATREPSIQLFIEVDDLDAAERAMQGIIVLPRHTTFYGMTEFTVRDPAGTLVIFAHPTAQPS; encoded by the coding sequence ATGAACAAGCTGACGCCCGTCATCATCGTGGACCAGGTGGAGCCGTGCGCCGCGTTCTGGGAGCAGCGCCTCGGCTTCCGGCGCACCGCCGAGGTGCCGGGAGACGACGGCCTCGCCTTCGCGATCGTGGAGAAGGACGGCGTAGAGGTGATGTACCAGAGCCGCGCCGGGATGGGCGCCGACGCGCCGCCCGCCACGCGCGAGCCCAGCATCCAGCTCTTCATCGAGGTCGACGACCTGGACGCCGCCGAGCGGGCAATGCAGGGCATCATCGTCCTCCCCCGCCACACCACCTTCTACGGGATGACGGAGTTCACCGTCCGCGATCCCGCCGGCACGCTCGTCATCTTCGCGCACCCCACGGCGCAGCCGTCCTGA